A DNA window from Rhipicephalus sanguineus isolate Rsan-2018 chromosome 8, BIME_Rsan_1.4, whole genome shotgun sequence contains the following coding sequences:
- the LOC119403144 gene encoding achaete-scute homolog 4: MFRVCRSGTATGEHRFKYGTLITMCPHLQGGSTDPFAPECKIPLPVPYSPYDYWLEPTFIRRRNERERQRVRTVNDGFERLRSRLPLPPRDKDRRMSKVETLRYAISYIRHLQRLLGLIDDDDDDEDGENSRCQR, from the exons ATGTTTCGTGTATGCCGCTCCGGTACAGCGACCGGTGAACACAGATTTAAGTATGGAACACTGATTACAATGTGCCCGCATCTGCAGGGAGGCTCTACTGATCCGTTCGCCCCCGAGTGCAAGATCCCATTACCGGTTCCGTACTCGCCGTACGACTACTGGCTCGAGCCCACCTTCATACGGCGCCGGAATGAGCGGGAACGCCAGCGGGTGAGA ACTGTGAACGACGGCTTTGAACGACTGCGTAGTCGACTGCCCCTACCGCCACGAGACAAGGATCGTCGGATGAGCAAAGTCGAGACTCTGCGCTACGCCATCAGCTACATCAGGCACCTGCAAAGGCTGCTGGGACTGattgatgatgacgacgacgacgaagatggCGAGAACAGCCGATGCCAGCGATAG